The Flavivirga eckloniae genomic interval ATTTCTTTTGTTAAGCTTTGTCTTTTCTGTTTTGTTTCATACAAAAGGTACCGCATTAACTCCGATAATTTAAGGATAATTTTTGGTGCCTTATTGGATTTCTCTATAGTTAGGGAATAAATATTGTTTAGTGTATTAAAAAAGAAATGCGGAGAAACCTGTGTTCTTAATAATCGTAACTCCGTTTCAAGTTGTAATTTTTCCAAATCTACAAGCCTTTTATGCTCTCTAATCCAGTCGAACGTTACTTTTATAGCCGTTACAAAAGTTACAACATACAACTCGCCCAACATCATTTCAATAGCATAGTTTAAGGTTAATGTAGTTGTTACTTCCGGACCTTCCGGCCAAACATTACTACTAACCAAAAAGTATGTTAAATTGAATTTTAACATCAACACAAAAAACAAAGATGCAATTAGGGTAATAGCGTAAGTAACATATTTACGCGTATAAATAAACTTTGGCATTAGGTAGTAAATATTAAAATAACATAATGTCATATGAATAGCAAAACCTAACAAAGTCGTTTTAAAAGCGTACTCGTAATCATCAAAATAACTCCCCCATCTAAATGTGGTAAACAGAAAATAAACTAGCCAAAATATAACATGATGCCTTATAGTAATACTAAAATTATTGTTGTCGTCTATTTTAATAGCATCCTTGATTCTCTGAAACATATCACCATTTCGTTTTTTTGGCGTTTAGCTTTCTACCGTTGTTGTTGGTCTAAAATTATTCGCTCCACGAGTAAATTTATAAATATTTAACATAATTAATAATACACTTAAAAACTAATAAGTAGAAATATAATTTTTCAAAAGTGTATTGGTAACAAATAAAAGTAGGACAAATATAGGAAAAATTACTCGATTATCTCTTGTTTTTCTCTTTTACAAACCGTATGCAGCTTATAAATAACGGCTTATATCGCATGCGATTATTTGTAGTTTATAGTGACGATAATAGTGAGTAAACATGTTAAATGTTTTTAAAAAAGTGTGAATGAATATCGCAACGATTGATATTGCTATAATTTTAGGATATGTATTAATAACTGTTTTATTTGGATTATATGTTTCTAAAAAAGCGTCGAAAAATTTAAACTCATATTTTTTGGGAGGAAATGAAATTCCGTGGTACTATTTAGGTTTATCTAATGCCTCGGGAATGTTCGATATTTCCGGAACCATGTTTGCCGTTACCATTATGTTCGTATATGGTATAAAAAGTGCCTGGATACCATGGTTGTGGCCTGTGTGGAATCAAGTGTTTTTATTTGTTTTTCTAGCTGCCTGGTTAAGGCGATCTAACGTTATGACAGGAGCACAATGGATAACCTATCGCTTCGGAAAAGGTTTAAGTGCCCGATTATCCCATATTATCGTTACCGTATTTGCTATTATTAGCACATTAGGCTTTATGGCCTATTTCTTTGAAGGTATAGGCAAGTTTGTCGTTATATTTTTTCCATGGGATTTATCTTTTGACGTTGGACTTTTTCAAGTGTCTTCAGAACAAGCTTACGCATTAATTATCATCGGTATTACGACTTTATACACGCTTAAAGGTGGTATGTACAGTGTGGTAGCAACAGAAGTGCTACAATTTTTAATCATGACCGTTTCCTGTTTAGTTATAGGCTACATTGCATTCAAGACAGTAACCTATACTCAGGTTGAAGCAGCCGTACCAGATAACTGGAAAGATTTGTTTTTCGGTATGGATCTTAATATAGACTGGACTGGTTATATAGATAGTGTCAATCAGAAAATAGAAGAAGATGGTTTCTCATTATTCGGTTTTCTATTCATGATGATGATTTTTAAAGGCATTTTTGCGAGTTTGGCAGGACCAGTTCCTAGCTACGATATGCAAAGAATCTTGTCTACTAAAAATAGCGTAGACGCTTCAAAAATGAGTGCACTAACTATAGTGGTACTGTCCATTCCAAGATATTTAATGATTGCTGGCTTTGCAGTGCTATGTCTTGTATATATGGGACCAGAACTACAAGCTATGGGATCTGGATTCGACTTTGAAACCATACTTCCAGAAGCGATACAACGATTTGTACCAATAGGCGTTAAAGGTTTACTACTTGCAGGCTTACTCGCCGCATTTATGGGAACCTTCGCTGCATTTGTTAACTCAGCCCCAGCCTATATCGTTAATGATATCTACAAAAAATATATTAACCCAAATGCTTCCAATAAAACATATATTAGATACAGTTATTTATCTTCCGTATTGCTCGTTTTAATAGGTGTAATAGGTGGCTTTTTTGCATCATCAATTACCTCGCTTACCATCTGGATAACATCAGCTTTATATGGTGGTTATGCTATGGCAAACGTATTAAAATGGATATGGTGGCGATTCAATGCCTATGGCTATTTTTGGGGTATGCTATCTGGTTTAATTGCAGCGACCATAGTACCAAACATTTTTCCGGGAACCATAGATATCTATTTATTCCCATACATTTTGCTCATTTCCCTTATAGGGTGTCTTATAGGTGTTTTTCTTAACAAGCCAGAAGATATGGAAGTGCTTAAACATTTCTATAAAACGACCAAACCTTGGGGCTTTTGGAAACCAGTATATAAAGAAATACTAAAAGAAGACCCGGATTTTAAACCAAATAAAGGTTTTAAACTCGATATGTTTAATTGTGCTGTTGGAATTGTTTGGCAAATGACATTTGTTTTAGCTCCCATGTATTTAATTATAAGAGAGTATAATAGTTTGTATATTGTTTTAGGAATTATGGCAGTAACAACCGCTATATTAAAGAAAACATGGTATGATAAATTAAACCATGAAAAAACAAATATTAAAACGCCTTTAAAAGAAATAAAAAATAATGAAAATACCCTGGCAAGAGAAACCACAAACGTGTAATGATGTAGTCTGGAGATATACAGAAAATCCTATAATTCAAAGAGATGCCATTCCATCCTCAAACAGCATTTTCAATAGTGCAGTAGTACCTTTTAATGAAGGATTCGCTGGTGTTTTTCGTTGCGACAACAAAGCTGTGCAAATGAACATCTTTGCTGGGTTTAGTGAAGATGGAATCAATTGGAAAATTAACGAGAACCCTATAGATTTTAAAGCTGCAGATGAAGGGCAAGTTATAGGAGATTATAAATACGATCCCAGAGTTGTTTTTATAGAAGATCGCTATTGGATTACCTGGTGCGAAGGACATAATGGTCCAACTATTGGAATTGGTTACACCTTCGATTTTATAGAGTTTTTTCAGTGCGAAAGCGCCTTTTTACCATTTAATAGAAATGGTGTATTATTTCCTAAGAAAATAAATGGCAAATACGCTATGATGAGTCGCCCTAGTGATAACGGGCATACGCCTTTTGGTGATATTTACATGAGCTATAGCCCAGACATGAAATACTGGGGAGAACACAGGCATATGATGTCTCCGGCTGATTTTAAAGATAGCGCATGGCAATGTACCAAAATAGGTGCAGGCTCTGTGCCTTTTTTAACAGAAGCAGGTTGGCTCATGTTTTACCACGGTGTAATTAATACTTGTAATGGATTTCGATACGCTATGGGGTCTGCCATTCTAGATGAAGAGAACCCACATATAGTAAAATATAGAACACAACCATACTTGCTAACACCATCTGAATTATATGAACAAAATGGTGATGTGCCAAATGTTATTTTCCCTTGTGCTTCGTTGCAAGATTTACAAGAAGATAAAGTCACTATTTTTTACGGAGCGGCAGATACGGTAGTTGCAATAGCATTTGGAAGAATAAGCGAGATTATAGATTTTACAAAGAAGAATAGCCTATAAACATGGAATCTTTAAATCTGATAAGCAGTTTTATTTACAAGAAAAATAGAGACTTTATAAGTCTCATTTTTTTACTTTTTACGGTATCCATCTTAGCCCAAAGCAAGATTGATACTCCCAAAACGTATATAGCAAATTATACAGAAGAAACGATTACGGTTGATGGTTTAGGGAATGAAAAGTCTTGGCAAAAAGCCCCATATTCAGATTTATTTATTGATATAGAAGGCGTAAAAAAGCCAACATACAATACCCGATTTAAAATGCT includes:
- a CDS encoding sensor histidine kinase, yielding MFQRIKDAIKIDDNNNFSITIRHHVIFWLVYFLFTTFRWGSYFDDYEYAFKTTLLGFAIHMTLCYFNIYYLMPKFIYTRKYVTYAITLIASLFFVLMLKFNLTYFLVSSNVWPEGPEVTTTLTLNYAIEMMLGELYVVTFVTAIKVTFDWIREHKRLVDLEKLQLETELRLLRTQVSPHFFFNTLNNIYSLTIEKSNKAPKIILKLSELMRYLLYETKQKRQSLTKEIICLQNYLDLESIRYGDQLKINVDISGEIEDKEIAPMLLLSFVENSFKHGANKSIGEVNINIDFNVIGDFLHFRISNPIATEKNNNAIKTEQGGIGIGNVKKRLALGYEEDEYHLDINDNGKEYVVNLKIKV
- a CDS encoding sodium:solute symporter family protein, yielding MNIATIDIAIILGYVLITVLFGLYVSKKASKNLNSYFLGGNEIPWYYLGLSNASGMFDISGTMFAVTIMFVYGIKSAWIPWLWPVWNQVFLFVFLAAWLRRSNVMTGAQWITYRFGKGLSARLSHIIVTVFAIISTLGFMAYFFEGIGKFVVIFFPWDLSFDVGLFQVSSEQAYALIIIGITTLYTLKGGMYSVVATEVLQFLIMTVSCLVIGYIAFKTVTYTQVEAAVPDNWKDLFFGMDLNIDWTGYIDSVNQKIEEDGFSLFGFLFMMMIFKGIFASLAGPVPSYDMQRILSTKNSVDASKMSALTIVVLSIPRYLMIAGFAVLCLVYMGPELQAMGSGFDFETILPEAIQRFVPIGVKGLLLAGLLAAFMGTFAAFVNSAPAYIVNDIYKKYINPNASNKTYIRYSYLSSVLLVLIGVIGGFFASSITSLTIWITSALYGGYAMANVLKWIWWRFNAYGYFWGMLSGLIAATIVPNIFPGTIDIYLFPYILLISLIGCLIGVFLNKPEDMEVLKHFYKTTKPWGFWKPVYKEILKEDPDFKPNKGFKLDMFNCAVGIVWQMTFVLAPMYLIIREYNSLYIVLGIMAVTTAILKKTWYDKLNHEKTNIKTPLKEIKNNENTLARETTNV
- a CDS encoding glycoside hydrolase family 130 protein, which codes for MKIPWQEKPQTCNDVVWRYTENPIIQRDAIPSSNSIFNSAVVPFNEGFAGVFRCDNKAVQMNIFAGFSEDGINWKINENPIDFKAADEGQVIGDYKYDPRVVFIEDRYWITWCEGHNGPTIGIGYTFDFIEFFQCESAFLPFNRNGVLFPKKINGKYAMMSRPSDNGHTPFGDIYMSYSPDMKYWGEHRHMMSPADFKDSAWQCTKIGAGSVPFLTEAGWLMFYHGVINTCNGFRYAMGSAILDEENPHIVKYRTQPYLLTPSELYEQNGDVPNVIFPCASLQDLQEDKVTIFYGAADTVVAIAFGRISEIIDFTKKNSL